One window of Pseudomonas urmiensis genomic DNA carries:
- a CDS encoding RHS repeat-associated core domain-containing protein, producing MATQQLLATDRLLSPLMALGASGRSRAAYTPYGYRPAQDTAPSLGFTGQLPERALGWYLLGNGHRAYNPVLMRFHSADRLSPFGAGGFNAYAYCHGDPINFHDRSGESIIDQIMWRDVTAGVGMLAGGRVGEDTKTLYRMIRSNMQISKARSRGIAAKDLPLKFTATQFISAGASWLSSFTTLAMGATGLGIDDQPVSLAAINSVAVLVSEATSYQSRKLSGDSSEAWSIAQNLTPMGPNTGLPLSAFGRDGRPAAQQTVPEAVIPQSNSSSGVDSTHSAAQVNTAIRGDASLSNAETEV from the coding sequence ATGGCCACCCAGCAGCTGCTAGCGACAGATCGCCTTTTAAGCCCGCTTATGGCTCTTGGTGCAAGCGGCCGTTCCAGGGCTGCTTACACCCCATACGGCTATCGACCTGCGCAAGATACCGCTCCTTCCTTGGGGTTTACCGGGCAACTGCCTGAGCGTGCATTAGGGTGGTATCTGCTTGGCAACGGTCACCGAGCCTACAATCCAGTGCTGATGCGTTTTCATTCTGCGGATCGGTTAAGTCCGTTTGGAGCAGGTGGATTTAACGCTTACGCATATTGCCATGGAGACCCTATTAATTTTCATGATCGTAGTGGAGAGAGCATTATTGATCAGATAATGTGGAGAGATGTAACTGCAGGTGTGGGCATGCTTGCAGGGGGGCGCGTAGGGGAGGATACGAAGACACTGTATCGGATGATCAGAAGCAATATGCAAATCAGCAAGGCCAGAAGCCGCGGTATAGCAGCTAAAGATTTGCCACTAAAATTTACTGCCACTCAGTTTATATCTGCAGGGGCATCTTGGTTAAGTAGCTTTACTACGCTTGCGATGGGGGCTACTGGGCTGGGAATTGACGATCAACCGGTTTCTTTAGCGGCTATCAACTCCGTCGCTGTACTTGTTTCAGAAGCCACCAGCTATCAAAGTCGAAAATTGAGTGGGGACTCCTCTGAGGCTTGGAGCATTGCACAAAATTTGACCCCCATGGGCCCGAATACGGGGTTGCCGCTTTCTGCATTTGGAAGGGATGGCAGGCCTGCCGCGCAACAGACTGTTCCTGAAGCTGTTATCCCACAGTCTAATAGTTCATCTGGTGTTGACTCGACTCATAGCGCGGCTCAGGTTAATACAGCAATCCGTGGCGACGCATC